The following proteins come from a genomic window of Candidatus Methylomirabilota bacterium:
- a CDS encoding HAD family hydrolase: MGKTAWTSVLFDFGGTLDANGIAWKERFFRLYRDEGLGFSSEQFDRVFYTADDALVGTIPSTFSFRDTVGRLAQGVADGLGLQDPMLGERIAKRFLEEALERLGAGAQLLNELSQRYRLGMVSNFYGNLATVCDEVGLSPFLTVVVDSTQVGCLKPDPQIFRVALAGLKAKPAEAVFVGDSFPRDMAGARGVGMAHIWLMPETLRKSGGCCPNDPVIHTLDGLRELLL, translated from the coding sequence GTGGGTAAGACCGCATGGACCTCGGTGCTGTTCGACTTTGGCGGGACGTTGGATGCCAACGGTATCGCCTGGAAGGAACGATTCTTTCGCTTGTACCGTGACGAAGGTCTTGGATTCTCATCCGAGCAGTTTGATCGGGTCTTCTACACGGCCGATGACGCGCTCGTGGGAACCATTCCTTCCACCTTTTCGTTTCGGGATACGGTGGGGCGGCTCGCTCAGGGTGTGGCAGACGGGCTCGGCTTGCAGGACCCCATGCTTGGTGAAAGGATTGCCAAGCGTTTTCTGGAGGAAGCGCTGGAGCGGCTTGGTGCCGGCGCGCAACTCTTGAATGAACTCAGCCAGCGGTATCGGCTCGGGATGGTCTCGAACTTTTATGGCAACCTCGCCACGGTCTGCGATGAGGTGGGGCTCAGCCCTTTCCTGACGGTCGTCGTGGACTCAACCCAGGTGGGTTGCCTCAAGCCGGACCCGCAGATCTTTCGGGTGGCACTGGCGGGGTTGAAAGCCAAGCCGGCAGAGGCGGTTTTTGTGGGCGATTCCTTCCCCCGGGACATGGCTGGCGCCCGCGGGGTCGGGATGGCCCATATCTGGCTGATGCCCGAGACGCTTCGAAAATCAGGAGGGTGCTGTCCGAACGACCCTGTGATCCATACCCTTGATGGATTGCGGGAGTTATTGTTGTGA